The proteins below come from a single Sorghum bicolor cultivar BTx623 chromosome 4, Sorghum_bicolor_NCBIv3, whole genome shotgun sequence genomic window:
- the LOC8085562 gene encoding uncharacterized protein LOC8085562: MAGTERPNGPMDPPRPASGRSGGVGAGDSPVRWDDDDYDGGGGRVEGLAGLHIFDQEADEPPVNNDMASSLDTNCIPIANGFNTETTETSLETEPGKGINPLHEHTGIWVPVSVPPMTAQAREEWHRGFGCNGGYFPEEEFGWELDEENYEMTMWDVFADMVVAAKRKVISAATYDFGRHGMSVVSNFFLQEAWKDMAQTLADANAGIANELLETEPTKWLPDSAATSCMLCGVRFHPIMCSRHHCRFCGGVFCNGCSKGRSLMPPKFMTAEPQRVCDVCGVRLESIQPQLMNQISRASQLPTRDVTDLSTLRSWLNFPWAHTMEYEIYKAANSLRSYCKVGGLKPEKAIPDTILRQAKGLAIVTVVKVGMMVTYKLGTGLVVARRVDGSWSPPSAISTCGIGYGAQAGGEIADFIIVLRNTDAIRTFSGKAHLSVGAGVSASAGHVGRAAEADFRAGDGGYAACYTYSCSKGAFVGCALNGSIVSTRDTENARFYGGPVKASDILLGSMARPPAASPLYKALSELFDKIGR, translated from the exons ATGGCCGGAACCGAGCGGCCAAACGGCCCGATGGACCCGCCGCGGCCCGCGAGCGGCCGCTCCGGCGGGGTCGGCGCTGGTGACTCGCCGGTGAGGTGGGACGACGACGattacgacggcggcggcggccgcgtcgAAGGCTTGGCG GGACTCCACATATTTGACCAAGAGGCAGACGAGCCACCAGTCAATAACGACATGGCTAGCAGCCTTGATACTAACTGCATTCCTATTGCTAACGGATTCAACACTGAAACAACCGAAACTTCTCTAGAGACAGAACCTGGAAAGGGCATTAACCCGCTTCATGAGCATACTGGCATCTGGGTCCCTGTTTCTGTCCCGCCAATGACAGCGCAGGCCCGCGAGGAGTGGCACAGGGGGTTTGGTTGCAATGGCGGATACTTCCCCGAAGAAGAGTTCGGCTGGGAGCTGGATGAAGAGAACTATGAGATGACGATGTGGGATGTGTTTGCTGATATGGTTGTCGCAGCAAAACGTAAGGTGATATCTGCCGCAACATATGACTTTGGGAGACATGGGATGTCAGTGGTGTCCAACTTCTTTCTCCAAGAGGCTTGGAAGGACATGGCACAAACACTTGCAGATGCAAACGCTGGTATTGCGAACGAGCTTCTTGAGACCGAGCCAACTAAGTGGTTGCCTGACAGTGCTGCTACCTCTTGCATGCTCTGTGGCGTGCGGTTTCATCCAATAATGTGCTCTCGCCATCATTGTCGTTTCTGTGGTGGAGTATTCTGTAATGGTTGTTCAAAGGGTAGAAGCTTGATGCCTCCAAAATTTATGACTGCAGAACCTCAGAGGGTTTGTGATGTCTGCGGAGTACGTCTAGAGAGTATCCAACCTCAATTGATGAATCAGATCAGTCGGGCCTCACAACTTCCAACTCGGGATGTCACAGACCTGAGTACCCTGAGGTCATGGCTGAATTTCCCTTGGGCACAcacaatggaatatgagatataCAAGGCTGCAAATTCTTTACGTAGTTACTGTAAG GTGGGAGGACTGAAACCAGAGAAGGCTATCCCTGATACTATTCTTAGACAAGCAAAAGGTCTTGCTATAGTTACTGTGGTGAAGGTTGGGATGATGGTTACATACAAACTTGGCACTGGGCTGGTTGTTGCTCGAAGAGTGGATGGCTCCTGGTCACCGCCTTCAGCAATCTCCACCTGTGGTATTGGATATGGGGCTCAG GCTGGAGGTGAGATAGCTGACTTTATTATTGTTCTGAGGAACACGGATGCTATCAGAACATTCAGTGGGAAGGCACATCTGTCTGTTGGTGCTGGTGTTAGCGCTTCTGCTGGCCATGTTGGACGTGCAGCTGAGGCTGACTTCCGTGCTGGTGATGGTGGTTATGCTGCATGTTATACATACAGTTGTAGCAAAG GTGCCTTTGTGGGCTGTGCGTTGAATGGCAGCATAGTATCAACTCGAGATACTGAGAACGCACGATTTTACGGAGGTCCTGTCAAGGCATCTGATATCCTTCTAGGATCAATGGCGAGGCCGCCTGCAGCCTCTCCTCTGTACAAAGCTCTGTCAGAATTGTTTGACAAGATTGGAAGATAA